The Raphanus sativus cultivar WK10039 chromosome 2, ASM80110v3, whole genome shotgun sequence genome includes a region encoding these proteins:
- the LOC108832697 gene encoding fructose-bisphosphate aldolase 2, chloroplastic-like, giving the protein MNQAPNPWHVSCSYARALQNTCLKTWGGRAENVNSAQTTLLARAKANSLAQLGKYTGEGESEEANEGMFVKGYSY; this is encoded by the coding sequence ATGAACCAGGCACCAAACCCGTGGCACGTGTCCTGCTCCTACGCACGTGCTCTGCAGAACACTTGTCTGAAAACATGGGGAGGCAGAGCTGAGAACGTGAACTCAGCTCAGACCACTCTTTTGGCTCGAGCCAAGGCCAATTCATTGGCTCAGCTCGGAAAATACACCGGAGAAGGTGAGTCTGAAGAGGCTAATGAGGGTATGTTCGTCAAAGGCTACTCCTACTGA
- the LOC130494641 gene encoding thiol protease aleurain-like has product MAVPKDWGDGIVSPVKEQGKCGSCWTFSTTGALEAAYHQAFGKGISLSEKQLVDCAGDFNNFGCNGGLPSQAFEYIKSNGGLDTEEAYPYTAKNGTCKYSAENVGVQVLDSVNITMGAEDELKHAIGLIGATSKHSIPGYLIPTCICLRKSDILYVGILLKQSMVTPGAESKDRATPEQVASYTLKLLRNRIPPAILGIMASSIGFQNEFLFFFNLMRKT; this is encoded by the exons ATGGCCGTACCA AAAGACTGGGGAGATGGTATTGTTAGTCCAGTCAAAGAACAGGGCAAATGTGGATCTTGCTGGACTTTTAG TACGACCGGAGCTCTTGAGGCGGCTTATCATCAAGCATTTGGAAAAGGAATATCACTCTCTGAGAAACAGCTTGTGGACTGTGCTGGAGATTTCAACAACTTTGGCTGCAATGGTGGCCTTCCTTCCCAAGCCTTTGAATACATCAAATCCAACGGTGGCCTTGACACAGAGGAAGCTTATCCTTACACAGCTAAAAACGGAACCTGCAAATATTCAGCTGAAAACGTCGGTGTACAAGTCCTCGACTCTGTCAACATTACAATG GGTGCTGAAGATGAACTGAAGCATGCGATTGGATTAATTGGTGCGACCAGTAAGCATAGCATTCCAGGTTATCTTATACCCACTTGCATTTGTCTTAGAAAAAGTGACATCTTGTACGTAGGTATCCTCCTGAAGCAGAGCATGGTGACTCCCGGAGCTGAGTCTAAGGACAGAGCTACTCCTGAACAAGTTGCCTCCTACACCCTTAAGCTCCTCCGCAACAGAATCCCTCCAGCCATCCTTGGAATCATGGCAAGCTCTATTGGATTTCAAAAtgagtttcttttcttttttaatttaatgaGGAAAACCTAG
- the LOC130498561 gene encoding putative lipid-binding protein AIR1, which yields MAPRIALALFLSLNFLFFTHTSALGTCPRDTLQIGLCANALNVVNIILGYSPVKPCCSLIDGLVDLEAAACLCTALKVNILGIKLNLPIYVNALLNNCGHITPTLYPCV from the coding sequence ATGGCTCCAAGAATTGCTCTTGCACTCTTCCTTTCTCTGAACTTCCTCTTCTTCACTCACACTTCTGCTCTGGGCACTTGTCCAAGAGATACCCTGCAGATTGGTCTTTGCGCTAATGCTCTCAATGTAGTTAACATAATATTGGGATACTCACCTGTAAAGCCATGCTGCTCATTAATTGATGGCTTGGTTGACCTTGAGGCTGCAGCCTGTCTCTGTACCGCACTCAAGGTTAACATTCTTGGCATCAAGCTTAACCTTCCCATCTATGTCAACGCACTCCTCAATAATTGTGGCCATATAACTCCGACATTATACCCATGCGTCTAA